One Drosophila teissieri strain GT53w chromosome X, Prin_Dtei_1.1, whole genome shotgun sequence genomic window, CGGTGCGTTACGTTCTACACTCGGAAAAACACAGATAATATAAGCAAAAGTGTCCGaactgtttaaaaattaaatagagaaattacaaaatctttgagagagaaaaataaaacacgagCCACAGGGAAAtcaataattcataataattcataatatcataattcataattcataataaactGAAATGATTTTAGCTATTACATGAGATGTTAAATTTATGTtcgattaaaaatatgttgataTAAACTGCTTTAATTTTTGCAGAATTTTTGTGAGTGTGTTATAATATTCCGAATTTGGTTAAAAGCGTTTAATAATTATAGTTTCACTTGCAGCTTGTAACGATGTTTTGTATTGCTAACTATGAAGATTCCATAGTTAATTCCATTTGACTTGttccaaaaattaaatatattaagccctaaacaagttttttcaaacagTAATTATGTTCAGCATTATGTTCATAACAACATTTCAAAAGGCAGTGtgattttctctcagtgcactgTCTATTTCTGTGCGCAGCTCCCACATTCACTTTCTGTTATCCCTTTTCTCCCGACCATCCGTTGCTGTTCCCACCGCCCCCTCGAAAATCCAGAGACAGACGTCAGTGAGTTGGAGCCCCTGGAGCCGCGCTCCTCATCGTTCTCCCATCCGGTGATTCTTCGGTCTTGCACTTGTTTTCGTTCCCGTTATGTTGCACTATTTTGCTCGCTATTTAACTGTTTTACTAAGAATctcctttttttggtttccgTTACGTTTTGATTGTTTGCCCAATGGGCGGGCGCGCTAAGttctaattacatttttggtttcttggctgcattaattaattaccCGGTTATGCCATTTGTTTgctcaatttgtttgcttttggcttcGGACTCCGTCTGGAATCTCGGGTACCCCCGATGTGGGCCCACTTGCATCCTCAGGTTCGCAGTCCAGGTCCGACTTTCGAACGGAACGGTTTTAGAGCGGCATTTCTTTCCTCGGTTTCCTATTAAACCATTGTGTTCaggtaaacaaaatgaaagtgCTTGGTTGCATAAGAGCTTAAAGAGGCATAATAGTAAAGTGAAGTTTTCCTCAAAGATTTCCCAAGATTTATAGACAATCTTTGGGGCTGCACTTGGGCGAAactttatttttccatttcatacTTTTGGGTGGCTATATGGAAACTATAGAACTTAGTtgtccatatatatatatatatgtacatatgtacatatatactgaAAAGAGACTTATCAACGAGTGAATTCAAGCTCCATTCAAGAAGAAGAATAAATATGGCTAATATTGGGCAAAAAAGGCTActagagtgggtgtggcaaaaggttatttggcaaatcgatagaattgTCATGTAAAGTCtatctaacaaaaaaattaaaaaatatcaaaaaacagTTCCACTTggcttttgatcctgatcaaggatatacagatatatatgctgaaacgcttccttctacctgttacatagcttaaacatttttgtttctaGTTTTGTTTACCTGCAcataattattattgcaaaTGACCTATTGTTATTCTATACATATTTTATCAGTTTTTTgatatatgttttttaatgAATCTTTTATCTTCTGTGgttaaaagaaaatggcagTGAACATTTATATACAGACGGACGTATGTGGCCAAGAAATAAAGTCCAACCGTCATTTCCACAGCGTTGCATGCTTTTGCACAGTATATACCTTCTTTAAGGGTATTAAGACAGCTAAACTATAGACCAGCTAGTTTCTCTTTTAAACAAATAGTAAAGGCGAGCTTGAGAGtttcataaaaatacaatataagcGGTTCGGGTTTTGCAGTTTAGAAGTGTAGTCTACAGCATTGCACTGCTCATAGGTGAAACCGGATTAAAtctgaaaaaatacaaattgttcAACTCGAACCCGCCTTGGAAACCCCCCTTTTGTCAGGCCGTTTTGACGCCGCGATGAATTACAcctgtatttttgtattttcatctGATTTTCATCTTTAAGTGCGGGAAGTGGGAAAACTGAGATCTCAGCGGAAAGATACATGAAGGTGATAATTGATGGGGGACACCGTTTCGAATGGCAGGGTCTATATATAGAGCAATTATTTACTTGGCCAATTGGCGCTTGGCCGGATTTCTGAGGCAGATCTGTGCTCCCAGAGCCGCAGAGCCCTTATCACTGAAGGTCTtatcagcttcagcttcagcgACCGCAGTTACCGGTTACCGATTTTCGTCGCTGCTCTTTGTGTCGCTCTTGTTGCCTTTGTAGTCGCTCTCATTAACACTGGTCGATCGGCCGGACGTGTTCGCTATATAAGTTGTAGTTAAGTCGTGTCGTCAACAAATGAAAGCGACGATGATAACAAGACGCCTTCAGCATGTCGAAGCAATTATACAAAGAGAACGCCTCTCCGTCGTTCCCCCGCTCTAGGTCTCTTCATGCactgaaaattataaaaaattactttcattttatttgttgttaaatTACGTTTACTTTAACCACAAAAACGCATACATAATTTACTGAAAATGCACTGCGGGCGAATGTAATTTACGTGAATATTTTCACTTACTGCATTTTTATAGAGCACCAGTATGTGATTCTCACATATTGAAAAAGATCGTTGGAGACATTGATTTGAGACTTTGTGAAGCTTCGAATAACTAACTGGAACTTTAATATATGATAGTTAACActtccttttggccaggttGCTAAACCCCTTAAAAAAGCAAAGCAGGTGACATTTAATCAAGAGTAAAGTGGCAAAATGAAGGGATATTTCAGTTCACGTACGTATGAATTCGGTATTCATACGCGGGTATATATCGTGTTGAAAGTTAGAATCAATTGGTTCAAATGATGCATTTCTTTCCAGTGTATTTCGCTATCTTGCTCTTTGTGCGACCACTTCTCTTTCTGTTTTTGTCTGCGCTTTTGTCTCTGGCTGATCAGATTCTCCCCTGAGTGAGTGGGCGCACAAACGAATTGGCGTACGCCCTGAAACAATCCGATACGATCCGATTCGATCCCCAGCGATCCCCAGCGATCCCAAGCAAACCGTTTTTCAGTTCCGTTAGTCAGTTGGCCGCGTTGCACGGGACGGTCGTAATACGCACGCTGACCTCGACGGTTGGCGTTTTCAGTATTTGTTCGGGTTAGGTCATCTGGTTTTGGGGAATCCGCCGGATTGGCACGTACGGTTTGCTGCCCCGAACTATCCATCAGTGTTGTCTTGCAGTGGACTGCAAGAGCGCAGCTAAATCCCGCTAATATCACAGACCACACATATAAAATGTAGATAACAACTtgaatgtttataaataaagtgcTCTCAACTGGTTTCTCTTAAGTGAGAACCCCAAATGTTAAAGTTTTGACTTAACGTAAGctaaaacatttcaaatacTGTTCCAAGATACCGTCCTGCGTGAataaaaaaactgaaaatcgtTTACACTTAAAACGTAAGATTAATACAATTTCCCAATATATAATTGGTTTGGAGTTTCAACTCGGAAAACAGCCTGATTTGGCCAGAAAGCAGCTGAGTTGGCAACACAATGGAGTGGACTTGGTTCAAGGACTGGTGGCGTCTCAAGAAGCTCCGATCTCGTCACCAGCGACATAAGAAAAAACTCGAAGCAGCCGCCGCGGCCGCTGGAGCTGCCGTGACCGCAGCAGCGGTTATGCCCGGCTCCGAGTGCGAGGAAAGTGGTTTTAAGGATCCGCAGACCAGTCGTCGCCACAGCTTGGACGCAGTGCCGTCTAATGAAACCATAGCCAGAAGACGCCGTGGTGGGCGCGATCGCCTGCGTCGGAATCGCTTGCTGCAGCGCCAGCGACGGAGTCAAAGTGCCGGAGTCCGCAGTCAACCTGGTGCAGGAAATGCGCGTTATAGGAGccaggacgacgacgatgggGAGTACGGACCCTTTAACGTCAGCGATTACGAGGATTACGGACAGAGTCTTGGCAGCGACGAGGAGAGTGATGATTTCTGCTACTGTGATGTCTGTATGAATGTAGGTCTCATTGGTTAGATCAATGATATTGATTGATCGGACCCTGAGTCGTTAAAAGTTTGCGAAGTCGAGATCGAATTGAGCGCTAATTGATTTGTGGATCGGGTGGCACCTGAACCACATTAGGCTTCAAATGTCTTCCTAAGTGACTTGGAGGGAACAATTGGATTTTAGGGACTCTCCAATTCGTGGTTTGACCATTATTTATGGTCCATGTTCTAGAGATTATCTTCCCTTAGGTTATCTTCCATTTCCAAGCCAAAACTTTCTGGCAACCAATACTTTGCTGTTTTATAAACCAACTGCCACAtcccaacaacaaaatgtattGTAATTCACCTTAAAACAATTGGGCAAAAGTCAATGTAAAACTTACAGGAGTTGGTGTCTGTGagatatctacatatatagcTCACGAACGCCACCTAGCGGTagttatatttataagttaCGACTCTATTACGTTCTGAAAATCGTTATTTGTTTAACAGATCTACATATACGAACTTAAACTTAATGCATTCGGAGATtctctctatatatatctttatcaATGCTGACTATCGGCGTTTCGCTACATGTTGactaaataagtatttacAGCCAACCAAAGTTTCTATCATGTCTCTTCAGGGATTTGAAATGTGTGGGCTTGGAATGGGCGTGGCGAACATGATTGAGTGATTATAGAATAAGTATTTTGTATGGGGTCAGAAACGCGTTCTcttacctgttacatacttggCAACCAAACTAATACACCCGTTTActaccttttactctacgagtgacGGGTATAATAATGAACTGAAAAATGGTTATGACTAAGTGTCACAACTCAtttctaaaaaatgtaaataagaTTTAGGATTTACATACGTTTTACTTGTGTGTTGCTTTTTCTGTGAATATAACATAATTCGACATTAAAATGGgccgtttttttcttttcaaagaCACAGCTGCGTAGTGGGAGTGGGAAAAAGTGACACgttaataaacttaaaaaaaagtaataccCGAAAGATCTGAGAAGCGAGAATCCAGACATTCcgttgcctgctgcctgcctACGCAAATCACTGTATATAACTCATTTATGACCGATTCTCTCTGTTTTCAAAGGGCGACACGGACTTTGGAGACAGCAATGACGGGATGGACTCCGACACGAGCACCTCttccagcaacagcaagcaGGTGGTCGTCGGCATTTGCGCGATGGCCAAGAAGACACAGTCAAAGCCAATGAAGGAGATCCTGACACGGCTTGGGGAGTTCGAGTTCATCAAACTGGTGACGTTCGAGGAGAACGTGATCCTGCGAGAACCGGTCCAAAATTGGCCCACCTGCGACTGCCTGGTGTCGTTTCACTCGAAGGGGTTTCCCCTAGAGAAAGCCATCGAGTATGCCCAGCTAAGGAATCCCTTTGTGTTAAATAACCTGCACATGCAGTACGATATTCAGGACAGGAGGAGGGTGTACGCCATTCTCGAGAAGGAGGGCATTGAGATTCCGCGCTATGCCGTCCTCGATCGCGATTCGCCGGATCCCAAACGTGAGTACTATACATGCATACAAAGAATTAGTCATTTTTGCTACTTAACCCAGTGTACTTAAAATTGATTGTGGCTTAATTTTAACTTCCACCCCACAGACCATGAGCTTATTGAATCCGAGGACCATGTGGAGGTAAATGGCATTACATTTAACAAGCCGTTCGTTGAGAAGCCTGTGTCGGCGGAGGACCacaacatatacatatactacCCGACGTCGGCGGGCGGTGGAAGTCAGCGACTTTTCCGAAAGATCGGCAGTCGGAGCAGCGTATATTCTCCGGAGTCAAGGGTGCGAAAGACAGGATCATTTATCTACGAGGACTTTATGCCCACCGATGGTATGCAACTTGCTCTCTATGCTCCCATTTTTAATGCAGCTGTAGGTACTACCTAAAACCCCTCCACTTCCCGCCCATTCTGCACAAGAAATGGGTAGTATCTAGGTAGCCAAACATATCTAGATACTTAGCCAcgtatatatttgttgtttaatttatgaaatgggttcaaattggttttaaattgtatatcaTGTggccatatatacatatttaatcgTAAAATCCTATTTTatgtattacatttaaaatttaatttattgactgatttatttaagtatttatttatttaagtcaTTTGGTAAACTCAACATGTTATATTAAATCGATCGAAAATACTGTTCAATAAGTTTAGAAATTTCCGGATTTGTGTAGAACAAcctttttgcaattaaaaaacaagtGTATACCCAATATTGTATACCTTTTCCATCGCTACCCTAATCCACTATGCGCTCTGGCTGTCTGTTCTTGTTATGGCTTTGGCTAGCTCCATTCTTGTAGACCGACCCACCTAATCTAATCCTTCAACGAAGCATCGCTCATTGTGCCTTGTCCTGCGTATCGCTCCGCACGCGCGACTCATCGCCAAGCTCACAGAAATCTAGTAAatagagaaaaacaaaagaaaaacaccgAATCACACCAGTGGCCGCCAGTCGAACGCACTGAATCCAGCATCACCTTTACAACTTAGTATACTTTTCAGGCACGGATGTCAAGGTGTACACCGTGGGACCGGACTACGCCCATGCCGAAGCCCGTAAAAGTCCTGCTCTGGATGGCAAAGTAGAGCGCGACAGCGAGGGGAAAGAGATCCGCTATCCAGTGATCCTCAATCATTCCGAGAAGCTCATCTCACGCAAGGTGTGCCTGGCCTTTAAGCAAACCGTCTGTGGATTCGATTTGTTGCGAGCCAACGGAAAGAGCTATGTCTGCGATGTTAACGGGTTTAGCTTCGTTAAGAACTCGAACAAGTACTATGACGACTGCGCCAAGATACTGGGCAACATGATTCTCAGGGAGCTGACACCTACCCTGCACATCCCGTGGTCAGTGCCCTTTCAATTAGACGATCCCCCCATTGTGCCCACCACTTTCGGCAAAATGATGGAGCTGCGCTGCGTGGTGGCTGTAATTAGACATGGCGACCGCAcgcccaaacaaaaaatgaaggTTGAGGTGCGGCATCCCAAGTGAGTTAAAGTGACTTCTGTTAAATTCTGAGGAAtctatataaaaacaaatctcTTTTAACCAGATTTTTCGAGATCTTCGAGAAGTACGACGGCTACAAGCTGGGCCACGTTAAGCTTAAGCGCCCGAAACAGCTTCAAGAGATCCTGGACATCGCCCGCTTCCTGCTCAGCGAGATCCACACCAAAGCGCATGCCGAGATTGAGGAAAAGGAGAGCaagctggagcagctgaagaACGTTCTGGAGATGTACGGTCACTTTTCAGGTATAAACCGGAAGGTTCAGATGAAATACCAACCAAaaggtcgtccacgtggttCCAGCTCCGATGATAGTAAGTCCAGTCGAATACCCCCGAATCCGAATTCCCCGATTAATCAAACTGAAGCCAATCTAGCAGCGGATCAGCCGGTGGAGCCTTCCCTGGTTCTCATCCTTAAGTGGGGCGGCGAACTGACGCCAGCAGGCCGCATCCAGGCGGAGGAGTTGGGCCGTATTTTTCGATGCATGTATCCAGGTGGCCAGGGAAGATCGGATTACTCGGGCACCCAAGGTCTAGGTTTGCTAAGGTGAGATCACCACTAGTTTTTAACGATTATTATTCTAACATATTCCTTTTAGATTGCACTCCACGTTCCGGCATGACCTGAAGATCTACGCCTCAGATGAGGGTCGTGTCCAGATGACGGCTGCCGCTTTTGCCAAGGGTTTGCTGGCCTTGGAGGGAGAACTTACACCTATTCTTGTCCAGATGGTAAAGAGCGCCAATACAAATGGACTGCTGGACAATGATTGCGACTCCAGCAAGTATCAAAACTTGTAAGTTCATTTTACAAGCCTGTTTCAACCCTCTCAATGGGGCTTATCAGCAGCTATATGTAAACTATTGCTTTAATAAGCAAATTATATCCGAATATGACATAGATAAGTGATCTAGTATTCTTATATTGAATTGTTTACCGGGCTTTCCTAAGACTAATTGCTTGCAATCGAAATTGATAGAAGGTCccaattgtttattgttgtatCTATATCTGGttacaatttaattacttttagtTATAGTACTATTACACATAATTTACACAGATACACATTTTATAATCTTATATTATTTCGCTGTTGGCCATAAATGCTATTCCTAATATCAGATAGATATAGATCAGATTTTGCGCTAGATTTCCATATTAAGTTggctttttataaataaataatacattttttgtttgcaaaaaaagTTGATATGCGGTTGACATGacatttacaaattgttgGTGACACTCGTTTCTACAGgaataaacacaaaacacagaataaaaacaaaattgaataataatatGTTGCAGGTAGCTTTTCCGACTCTAGTAagtataaagtacatatatgttCCGGATTaggatcactagccgagttattttggtcatgtccgtccgtctgtctgtccgtccgtataaacgctGAGACTTTGGGAACAATAAAAGTTAGAAAACTGAGATTAAGTATGTACTGAATGTGTATATCCTTTCCTTAAACAGATATtactttgattttttattcattgaatctttttattttgaaactgttattttgtattaattatgaattttGTCAAATTCGTTTCACCTCAATAGGGCTAAAGGTCGCCTTCACGAGCTTATGCAAAACGATCGAGAGTTTTCTAAGGAGGATCGCGAGCTGATTAATCCTTGCAATAGCAAATCGATTACCCAGGCGCTGGATTTTGTGAAAAATCCTGTAGACTGCTGTCACCACGTACACCTGCTCATCCGCGAGCTTCTTCACATTATTAGCATCAAAAAGGATGATCCGAAGACCAAGGACGCCATCTTATATCACGGCGAGACGTGGGACCTGATGCGCTGTCGCTGGGAAAAAATTGAGAAGGATTTTAGCACCAAATCCAAGTTGTTTGACATCTCAAAGATTCCAGATATATATGATTGCATTAAGTACGATCTGCAGCATAATCAGCACACATTGCAATATGATCAGGCGGAGGAGTTGTATATCTACGCGAAGAATCTGGCTGATATAGTCATACCACAGGAGTATGGCCTGACGCCGCAGGAGAAACTGGCAATAGGTCAAGGTATCTGTTCACCATTGCTAAGAAAGATCAAGGGTGATCTGCAGCGAAACATCGATGAAGTGGAAGACGAGTTTATGAACCGTTTGAATCCACATTACAGCCATGGTGTTGCAAGTCCTCAGAGGCATGTCCGCACAAGGCTCTACTTTACTAGCGAATCGCATGTCCACTCGCTGCTCACAGTTTTGCGTTATGGGGGATTGCTTAATGTGGTCACAGATGAGCAGTGGCGTCGGGCTATGGACTATATTTCGATGGTATCGGAGCTCAACTATATGTCTCAGATCGTCATTATGCTCTACGAGGACCCTACCAAAGATCCAACTTCTGAGGAACGTTTCCATGTCGAACTGCACTTTAGTCCGGGTGTAAATTGTTGTGTGCAAAAGAATTTACCACCAGGTCCGGGATTTCGGCCGCATTCGCACGGCGACAATGCTTGCAATGTAAGTTTGCAATCCTCGGACGAGTCAAATCCTGCCAGGATCGAGGAGGAGAACGACTCGAATTCAGGAGAGGAGCGGGAGGGCAAAAAGCGAGGGGTGAGTTGTTACATTTGTGCAAGCATTCAAGCTTATGTTTCTTTACCTTTCTCTTCAGACATCCGGCCAAAGGAGTTCGGATCGCAGTGCGGAACGCACCTCTCCTGCCTTCGGATTCAACCGGTTGGAGCTTAGATCCAAGCAGTTCAAATCGAAACCCATCCCCATCGGAGCCCATCACACGG contains:
- the LOC122624485 gene encoding inositol hexakisphosphate and diphosphoinositol-pentakisphosphate kinase isoform X25 → MSYTELESGYQDISQQHQQQNPHQSQPQQRVGFYLGLQDGNGDTDFGDSNDGMDSDTSTSSSNSKQVVVGICAMAKKTQSKPMKEILTRLGEFEFIKLVTFEENVILREPVQNWPTCDCLVSFHSKGFPLEKAIEYAQLRNPFVLNNLHMQYDIQDRRRVYAILEKEGIEIPRYAVLDRDSPDPKHHELIESEDHVEVNGITFNKPFVEKPVSAEDHNIYIYYPTSAGGGSQRLFRKIGSRSSVYSPESRVRKTGSFIYEDFMPTDGTDVKVYTVGPDYAHAEARKSPALDGKVERDSEGKEIRYPVILNHSEKLISRKVCLAFKQTVCGFDLLRANGKSYVCDVNGFSFVKNSNKYYDDCAKILGNMILRELTPTLHIPWSVPFQLDDPPIVPTTFGKMMELRCVVAVIRHGDRTPKQKMKVEVRHPKFFEIFEKYDGYKLGHVKLKRPKQLQEILDIARFLLSEIHTKAHAEIEEKESKLEQLKNVLEMYGHFSGINRKVQMKYQPKGRPRGSSSDDTNLAADQPVEPSLVLILKWGGELTPAGRIQAEELGRIFRCMYPGGQGRSDYSGTQGLGLLRLHSTFRHDLKIYASDEGRVQMTAAAFAKGLLALEGELTPILVQMVKSANTNGLLDNDCDSSKYQNLAKGRLHELMQNDREFSKEDRELINPCNSKSITQALDFVKNPVDCCHHVHLLIRELLHIISIKKDDPKTKDAILYHGETWDLMRCRWEKIEKDFSTKSKLFDISKIPDIYDCIKYDLQHNQHTLQYDQAEELYIYAKNLADIVIPQEYGLTPQEKLAIGQGICSPLLRKIKGDLQRNIDEVEDEFMNRLNPHYSHGVASPQRHVRTRLYFTSESHVHSLLTVLRYGGLLNVVTDEQWRRAMDYISMVSELNYMSQIVIMLYEDPTKDPTSEERFHVELHFSPGVNCCVQKNLPPGPGFRPHSHGDNACNVSLQSSDESNPARIEEENDSNSGEEREGKKRGTSGQRSSDRSAERTSPAFGFNRLELRSKQFKSKPIPIGAHHTVSGHEAMDLAKRLNEELASQQQQQNQQLRPISPDMRAVSPDCEPRSRSFEQRPTSGVCAKEPVVAFPDVGEISQDPILNYEDSSRTRTSEFGEIPHARVGAASNSDGGAHPKAHLRTAFQIRVTNSLSFFKIDSSTNELPLSDIDFSLHPATPQCGPSAHKRLHVLTMRRMESCDDGEYLEQLRHLPQISPMATNERPLSSCNCSSSAAQTHSHSKSLMDLAQVVVVPSPQETTQNQEQGGDPSTAADVSVSSFDDDFQLSSSAPAILMSADFGQRRVVASLSPMVHATTSPTASTLRLCQDMDKASASVSSSAQRKATSSSCGQLSMAASAPVVTENPFRFTVSSVGSAASNSACFVSSFEPIEEQVTPIMEVDPKALQPAPQVVYNLPTVLITGTASSTELTSTRNCNITTVTNADSAMLTPIGTEINEEIGISNDIGIETIGITTTITTDPTTVTATETAEDTPMDIQTNISIGKCAPGLTPTVTTTTDITKDSQVSVSVSASVSSANSSTSSRRQRHSIAGQMSYMKMLGFGGFSKKMATSANSLFSTAVISGSSSAPNLRDMIPVSSSGFGDVPPIRPLETLHNALSLRKLDCFLQDMILAQIFKTPTGSPPRGFSKNTLPAVSSMTLTAPNQAEAIGHEPQTGRQPPISTTVTTTFDRRGSESGSTANAPLRLLSESQCPNLDDSSAEVRESLVGKMEQNPTEPSI
- the LOC122624485 gene encoding inositol hexakisphosphate and diphosphoinositol-pentakisphosphate kinase isoform X26, coding for MSYTELESGYQDISQQHQQQNPHQSQPQQRVGFYLGLQDGNGDTDFGDSNDGMDSDTSTSSSNSKQVVVGICAMAKKTQSKPMKEILTRLGEFEFIKLVTFEENVILREPVQNWPTCDCLVSFHSKGFPLEKAIEYAQLRNPFVLNNLHMQYDIQDRRRVYAILEKEGIEIPRYAVLDRDSPDPKHHELIESEDHVEVNGITFNKPFVEKPVSAEDHNIYIYYPTSAGGGSQRLFRKIGSRSSVYSPESRVRKTGSFIYEDFMPTDGTDVKVYTVGPDYAHAEARKSPALDGKVERDSEGKEIRYPVILNHSEKLISRKVCLAFKQTVCGFDLLRANGKSYVCDVNGFSFVKNSNKYYDDCAKILGNMILRELTPTLHIPWSVPFQLDDPPIVPTTFGKMMELRCVVAVIRHGDRTPKQKMKVEVRHPKFFEIFEKYDGYKLGHVKLKRPKQLQEILDIARFLLSEIHTKAHAEIEEKESKLEQLKNVLEMYGHFSGINRKVQMKYQPKGRPRGSSSDDTNLAADQPVEPSLVLILKWGGELTPAGRIQAEELGRIFRCMYPGGQGRSDYSGTQGLGLLRLHSTFRHDLKIYASDEGRVQMTAAAFAKGLLALEGELTPILVQMVKSANTNGLLDNDCDSSKYQNLAKGRLHELMQNDREFSKEDRELINPCNSKSITQALDFVKNPVDCCHHVHLLIRELLHIISIKKDDPKTKDAILYHGETWDLMRCRWEKIEKDFSTKSKLFDISKIPDIYDCIKYDLQHNQHTLQYDQAEELYIYAKNLADIVIPQEYGLTPQEKLAIGQGICSPLLRKIKGDLQRNIDEVEDEFMNRLNPHYSHGVASPQRHVRTRLYFTSESHVHSLLTVLRYGGLLNVVTDEQWRRAMDYISMVSELNYMSQIVIMLYEDPTKDPTSEERFHVELHFSPGVNCCVQKNLPPGPGFRPHSHGDNACNVSLQSSDESNPARIEEENDSNSGEEREGKKRGTSGQRSSDRSAERTSPAFGFNRLELRSKQFKSKPIPIGAHHTVSGHEAMDLAKRLNEELASQQQQQNQQLRPISPDMRAVSPDCEPRSRSFEQRPTSGVCAKEPGIFPKFPNCAFLFCLTHLTITRLAIPSFRLIRSDSVWFFLLKHCFPKQFGRGVIRLTNNDDCNILYYIGLLFTERVKSVLVCELVSSILWLQGWL
- the LOC122624485 gene encoding inositol hexakisphosphate and diphosphoinositol-pentakisphosphate kinase isoform X23, which gives rise to MSYTELESGYQDISQQHQQQNPHQSQPQQRVGFYLGLQDGNGDTDFGDSNDGMDSDTSTSSSNSKQVVVGICAMAKKTQSKPMKEILTRLGEFEFIKLVTFEENVILREPVQNWPTCDCLVSFHSKGFPLEKAIEYAQLRNPFVLNNLHMQYDIQDRRRVYAILEKEGIEIPRYAVLDRDSPDPKHHELIESEDHVEVNGITFNKPFVEKPVSAEDHNIYIYYPTSAGGGSQRLFRKIGSRSSVYSPESRVRKTGSFIYEDFMPTDGTDVKVYTVGPDYAHAEARKSPALDGKVERDSEGKEIRYPVILNHSEKLISRKVCLAFKQTVCGFDLLRANGKSYVCDVNGFSFVKNSNKYYDDCAKILGNMILRELTPTLHIPWSVPFQLDDPPIVPTTFGKMMELRCVVAVIRHGDRTPKQKMKVEVRHPKFFEIFEKYDGYKLGHVKLKRPKQLQEILDIARFLLSEIHTKAHAEIEEKESKLEQLKNVLEMYGHFSGINRKVQMKYQPKGRPRGSSSDDTNLAADQPVEPSLVLILKWGGELTPAGRIQAEELGRIFRCMYPGGQGRSDYSGTQGLGLLRLHSTFRHDLKIYASDEGRVQMTAAAFAKGLLALEGELTPILVQMVKSANTNGLLDNDCDSSKYQNLAKGRLHELMQNDREFSKEDRELINPCNSKSITQALDFVKNPVDCCHHVHLLIRELLHIISIKKDDPKTKDAILYHGETWDLMRCRWEKIEKDFSTKSKLFDISKIPDIYDCIKYDLQHNQHTLQYDQAEELYIYAKNLADIVIPQEYGLTPQEKLAIGQGICSPLLRKIKGDLQRNIDEVEDEFMNRLNPHYSHGVASPQRHVRTRLYFTSESHVHSLLTVLRYGGLLNVVTDEQWRRAMDYISMVSELNYMSQIVIMLYEDPTKDPTSEERFHVELHFSPGVNCCVQKNLPPGPGFRPHSHGDNACNVSLQSSDESNPARIEEENDSNSGEEREGKKRGTSGQRSSDRSAERTSPAFGFNRLELRSKQFKSKPIPIGAHHTVSGHEAMDLAKRLNEELASQQQQQNQQLRPISPDMRAVSPDCEPRSRSFEQRPTSGVCAKEPDSQVSVSVSASVSSANSSTSSRRQRHSIAGQMSYMKMLGFGGFSKKMATSANSLFSTAVISGSSSAPNLRDMIPVSSSGFGDVPPIRPLETLHNALSLRKLDCFLQDMILAQIFKTPTGSPPRGFSKNTLPAVSSMTLTAPNQAEAIGHEPQTGRQPPISTTVTTTFDRRGSESGSTANAPLRLLSESQCPNLDDSSAEVRESLVGKMEQNPTEPSI